The genomic stretch GGCGCCCCCTTCCTTGGCCTGGGCCAGCTTGCTCAGCTCCTCGTAGCCGGCGCAGAACACCTTCGACAGCGGCGAGGCGTCCAGCTTCTGGGCGGTCTGGTAGATGGCCTCCAGCCGGGAGGCCTTCCAGAAGGTGTCGAGGAAGGTGAGAGACTGTGCGCGAGCCTTGGCCAGCTGGGAGGCCTTCATGGCGATGAGGGCCCAGGAGGCGACGGAGACGCCCATCAGGAGCAGCAGGACGGCCAGCTCGATGAAGGACGCGTCGCGGATGATCTCCACGTAGTTCATGGCGCCGAGCGCCAGGGGCAGGTGGGGCGTCATGGGGTGCAGCGCGTAACACTCCGCTACAACTGGGTCAAACAAACCGGGGGCGGTTGCCTGCTCTTGCGGGGGATTGCTCGTCTCGTTGAATAATTCCCGGGCGTGGGCGTCCGAGGTGCTGAAACGGGCCGAACACCTCAACACCCCACGACAGGTTGCCCCCCATGAACTCCAGACTGCTGGTTGCATTCCTCTGCCTGGCGGCGGTCTCCACCGGCTGTATCGTGCACGACGACGACTGCTGCTGGGACGACCCGACCTATCCCGGCGACGTGACGTTCCGCTGGACCTTCGACGGCTACCGCTGCGCCGAGGACCGCGACATCAAGGGCGTCAACATCACCATCCCGGGCGAGCGTCTGGCCAACGGGGGGCAGTATCCCTGCTCGGCGAACGGGTTCGACGGCATCGTCCTGCACGACTTCAACCCGGGCGTGTACAGCTACAACCTCGAGGCGGTCGGCTACGCCGACGAGATCCTGTACGAGGCCTCCGGCACCTTCACGGTGAACGGCGACTCGACGGTGGACATCGACCTGATACCGGTGGGCGTGCCGACGTCCTACGCGTACGTCAGCTGGCTGTTCCCGGGGAACATCTCCTGCGGCGCGGCGGGCGTGACGACGGTGGAGGTCCGCGTCGACGGGGGTGAGTGGGCGGCCTTCGACTGCCGCGACGGCCAGAACGGCGAGGACGTCCGTTCGCCGTACCTGGATCCGGGGAGCCACTACCTGGAGCTGGTCGCCACGGATTCGGCGGGGCGAGAGCTGTACGTGCACACCGGCACGCTGACCACGACCTACGGCAAGCCGAGCTCCTACACGGCGACCCTCCGCCCGACGTCCTCGGGGGGCTTCCTCACCTGGGACTTCCAGGACAAGGTCAGCTCGGACGTGCGGCAGAGCTGCGGCGGGGCGGGCGTGACGCGGGTGAAGGCCGTCATCGACGGGGGCAACGAGGCGAACTTCGACTGCTCCGCGGGCAACGCCGGTGGGCGCGTGAGCCTGCCCTCGCTGCAGCCGGGCACGCACGACATCCAGCTCTTCGGCTACAACTCGGCGGGGCGGGCCCTGTACTTCCTCAGCCGCCAGTTCACGGTCCAGTCCAGCGGCGACTACAGCTTCACGACGACGCTCCGCCCGGTGGGTGGCGTGGCCATCAAGTGGGAGCTGCGCTCCGGTGGCGTGGCGCAGAGCTGCGAGCAGGCGGGCATCACCACGGTGGCCATCAACTTCCGCGACGTCTTCACGGGGCAGCGGGTGTACGGCACGGCGGGTGACTCCCACGGTTGCAACGCCGCCCCGGTGGTCTTCGACTTCCTCCTGCCGGGCCGCTACGAGGTGGAGATGTACGCGCGCAGCAGCTCCGGCGCGGAGTACTTCTCCGTGGACGAGGCCGTCTTCGCCAACGTCTTCGCCCACGAGTTCCCGAGCGGCAACCAGGCCCTGCTGGTGTCGCTGTTCCGCTAGTCCAGGTCGCACGCTCGTGGGGTGAACGGGAGGGTCGGGGCGCGAGCCTCGGCCCTCCTGGCGTTCCGGGCGGACCGTGTCGCTGGCATCAAACGTGATAGGGACACCCGTCATGCGGCAAAGCGGCCACGGTCCCATTGGCGTGTTCGATTCGGGTGTCGGCGGGTTGACGGTCCTCAAGGCGCTCATGGAGCACCTTCCCCACGAGAGCACCGTCTACCTGGGCGATACGGCGAGGGTGCCCTACGGCACCAAGTCCGGCGAGGTGGTGACGCGCTACTCGCTGAAGAACGCGGAGTTCCTGCTGGAGCGGGGCATCAAGGTGCTGGTCGTGGCGTGCAACACGGCGTCCGCGGCGGCGCTGCCCGCGCTGGAGGCGGCGCTGCCCGTGCCCGTGGTGGGCGTCATCCAGCCCGGTGCCCGGGCGGCGCTGGCGCGCACGCGGGGCGGCGGGGTGGGCGTCATCGGCACCCCCGGCACCGTGCGCTCCGGGGCGTACCAGCGCGAGCTGGCGGCCGGGGACCCGCGGGTGCGGGTGAAGGCCCGCGCCTGCCCCCTCTTCGTCCCGCTGGCGGAGGAGGGGTGGACCACCGGCGATGTGCCGCTGCTGACGGCGCGCGAGTACCTGGGGGAGTTCGCCCGGGACGGCGTGGACACGCTCGTGCTGGGGTGCACCCACTATCCGCTGCTCAAGGGCGTCATCGCGGAGGTGGTGGGGCCCGACGTCGCGCTGGTGGACTCGGCGGAGGCCACGGCGGAGGCGGTGGTGGCGCTCTTGACTCGGCAGGGGCTGCTGGCGCCCGCGAACGGTCCGGCGCCATCCCACGCGTACTACGTGACGGACGTGCCGGAGCGCTTCACGGAGGTGGGGGCGCGGTTCCTCGGCCGCTCCATCCCCACGGCCGAGCAGGTGGACCTGAAGTTCTGAGCGCGCTGGCCGCCCTCAGGCGGAGGGGCGGGTGCCGACGGGCGCGGACTCCTCGGTGGTGGCGGTGGTGGCCTTGGTGAGCAGCTCCTTGGCCACCTGCACCACGGGGGGCTCGGCGGCGGCCTGGGCCGCCTGCAGGGCCTTGGCGGCCTCGTCGCCGATGTCGTCCTCGCGCGGCACCAGGCCCGTGGCCCAGGTGACCAGCCGCTCCATGAGCGGGAAGAAGCTCACCATCGTCAGCGGCCGGTTCATCCACCCCACGGTGATGCAGTAGTACTTGTTGAAGGGCGCGGTGTGGTGGATGCGGTGGTGCTCCGGCGGCAGGATGAGGTGCACGCGCTGCAGGAAGCCGATGAGGGCCGGCGGCGTGTCCATGTGCGACCACTTGTGGAACTGGTTGGTCGCCATCACCCAGAAGATCATCGCGCCCAGGAAGCTGGCGCAGAACACCCAGCCGGAGCTGCTCAGCGGCATGCTCACCGCGGCGATGGCCACCGGCAGGGAGATGAGGCAGTTGTTGCCGTTGGTCTCCACGAAGTCGTGGCGGGTGATGGCCTTCTCGTCGACGTGGTGCTCGCGGAAGGGGCGGATGAGCGCCTTGCCCAGCACGGGCATCTCCGTCGAACCCCAGGTGTCGCCCATCCAGTGGACGAAGCCGGACACGAAGTCCGCGGCGAGGTAGCCCAGCAGCACCGCGCTCAAGAGCAGCCACGGGCCGCCGTGCGGGTTGTTGTAGAGCCGATACACCAGCGCCAGCTCCAACGCCGTGAAGCTGACGATGGCGCCAATCTCCATCGCACGGATGGCGGGCGAGTAGCCCGACGCCAGGGCCTGCGCGTCCTGGAGACGGACCTTGTCCTTGATCTCGTTCGTCTTCGTCATCCGTGGGGTCCTGGACGTTGGAGGGGTTGGAGGCCTGTACGTACCCCAGCCCCTTTCGGCTTTTCAACGGACCGAGGGGGAGGCGTGCCAGGCCCGGGTCGCACGCCAGGTGGGCGCGCAAATCCTTCGCGAGCGCGCCCCGGTCGCCGGGCGGCCGAGCGTGGGCGACGAGGGATGACGCTTACCTTGTGTCGTGGGGAGGTGGCTGGTACGTTCCGCCCACTCGGCAATGGCGAAAACCTTCGAGAAGGCCGTCACCGGCTTCAACCACAACATCAAGCACAAGGGGAAGGTCTACCACGTCCAGACCGAGGACTCGGGCGTCAACAATCCCCACATCATCACCCACCTGTTCGTGGGCGGGAACATCCTCGCGTCGAAGAAGACGTCCTATTCGGACATCCTCAACGCGGAGAGCCTGGCGGAGGTCGTGCGCGAGCTGATGGAGGAGCAGCACAAGGAGATGCTGCGCAACCTCATCAACGGCGTGTACGACAACTACGAGTCCGCCGTCCGCCACTACCAGCCCGGTCAGCTCGCCACGGAGGCCGAGGCGCAGGTGAAGCTCCAGGCCGGGCAGTCCATGGCGCCCAAGGCCCAGCCGGCGCCCGTCGTCGCTCCGGTGGCGCCCGTGCTGCCTCCAGAGGTCGCCGCCGCGCGCGCCCTCAAGGAGAAGCCGAAGATCAACGAGGTGGGCGTGGAGACGCTGTTCGGCGAGGACCTCATCTCCGAGAAGAGCCTCGACGAGGTCATCCTCAGCTACCTGGCCGGCGAGGGCGAGCAGTAGGCCCGCGAAAGCCGCTCCTTCCCGCGCCACCTTCCCGGGGCGCGGGAGGTCGACGTCGGAAAGCGGACACTCGCCGCCCTCAGGGCAGCACCCATTGGACCCAGGTGGCGCCGTACACGGTGAGCACCGCCGCCGCCAGCAGGTCCAGCAGGATTCCCGCCCGCATCATCACCGGCAGCCGCACCGCGCCGCTGCCGAAGACGATGGCGTTGGGCGGCGTGCCCGCGGGCAGCGCGAAGTCGCACGAGGCCGCGAAGGTGCTCACCGCGAGCAGGGGCCGCGAGGCGGGCAGCACGTTGAGCATCACGTTGGTGGTGGCGGTGTTGGACGCGATGGCGGACAGCAGGATGGTGGCGGTGGCCACCACGGCGTGGGACGCCAGC from Myxococcus stipitatus encodes the following:
- the carF gene encoding plasmanylethanolamine desaturase; this encodes MTKTNEIKDKVRLQDAQALASGYSPAIRAMEIGAIVSFTALELALVYRLYNNPHGGPWLLLSAVLLGYLAADFVSGFVHWMGDTWGSTEMPVLGKALIRPFREHHVDEKAITRHDFVETNGNNCLISLPVAIAAVSMPLSSSGWVFCASFLGAMIFWVMATNQFHKWSHMDTPPALIGFLQRVHLILPPEHHRIHHTAPFNKYYCITVGWMNRPLTMVSFFPLMERLVTWATGLVPREDDIGDEAAKALQAAQAAAEPPVVQVAKELLTKATTATTEESAPVGTRPSA
- the murI gene encoding glutamate racemase — protein: MRQSGHGPIGVFDSGVGGLTVLKALMEHLPHESTVYLGDTARVPYGTKSGEVVTRYSLKNAEFLLERGIKVLVVACNTASAAALPALEAALPVPVVGVIQPGARAALARTRGGGVGVIGTPGTVRSGAYQRELAAGDPRVRVKARACPLFVPLAEEGWTTGDVPLLTAREYLGEFARDGVDTLVLGCTHYPLLKGVIAEVVGPDVALVDSAEATAEAVVALLTRQGLLAPANGPAPSHAYYVTDVPERFTEVGARFLGRSIPTAEQVDLKF